A portion of the Syngnathoides biaculeatus isolate LvHL_M chromosome 7, ASM1980259v1, whole genome shotgun sequence genome contains these proteins:
- the bsg gene encoding basigin encodes MKLFWAVVVLVVSCWRANASTAPTIITDPTEVNNQTSAVLSCNLTDTTLVVKGSYWTHNGKVIETSKSTAVDHSTILRLDKITYSSGGKYACVFQSEPEVQQTIEVKTLPHVAPYKHSEHGNERDKGVMVCVSHGYPLPTDWNWFKVQDGAQEPIINGTSDKYEIKSTPNKTVLTITDLSIENDVGDYICSGTNDIGTNTAQIHLRVRSRLAALWPFLGIVAEVIILVTIILIYEKRRKPDEVTDDDDSGSAPLKSNSNANHQDKNLRQRNSN; translated from the exons ATGAAGCTATTTTGGGCTGTCGTTGTCCTTGTGGTGAGCTGTTGGAGAGCGAACGCATCCACAG CCCCAACCATCATCACTGATCCTACCGAGGTCAACAACCAGACCTCCGCCGTGCTGAGCTGCAATTTGACCGACACTACTCTCGTCGTCAAGGGATCATACTGGACGCACAACGGCAAAGTCATCGAGACGTCCAAATCCACGGCCGTTGACCACAGCACGATCCTGCG ATTGGACAAGATCACCTACAGCTCTGGTGGAAAGTACGCGTGTGTCTTCCAGAGTGAGCCAGAAGTGCAGCAAACGATTGAAGTCAAAA CCCTCCCCCACGTCGCACCGTACAAGCACTCAGAGCACGGCAATGAGCGAGACAAAGGTGTGATGGTGTGTGTGAGCCATGGCTACCCACTGCCCACTGACTGGAACTGGTTCAAGGTTCAAGATGGCGCCCAAGAG CCCATCATCAACGGTACCAGCGACAAGTACGAGATCAAGAGCACCCCCAACAAGACCGTGCTGACCATCACTGACCTGAGCATCGAGAACGACGTGGGCGACTACATCTGCTCCGGCACCAACGACATTGGGACCAACACCGCCCAGATCCACCTGCGCGTGCGCAGCCGCCTCGCTGCCCTCTGGCCCTTCCTCGGCATCGTGGCAGAGGTCATCATCCTGGTGACCATCATCCTCATCTACGAGAAGAGGAGAAAGCCCGATGAGGTCACTGATG ACGACGACTCAGGCTCGGCTCCTCT GAAGAGCAACTCGAATGCCAACCACCAAGACAAGAACTTGAGACAAAGGAATTCCAACTAG